One window from the genome of Breoghania sp. L-A4 encodes:
- a CDS encoding crotonase/enoyl-CoA hydratase family protein, translated as MDQQVPGASSSDITTLPKMPMHEEVAREFYRELDVSLDPKARTYWCHMKPQGRPSFTLGLLKDLNVMQRSLHRMYVSSVRRGEAPMDYYVLGSRMPDIFNLGGDLGHFAERIRTGDRKSLEVYAKACIDVLYYNSVSFDLPVITIAMVQGDALGGGFEAALACDVIIAERSAKFGLPEVLFNLFPGMGAYSFLSRRLDAARAEKLIMSGRIYTAEELYEMGLVQVLAEDGKGRQAVNDYIRRNVRRHNSHSAIYRARRTVQPITYRELHDVVGVWVDAALNLGKQDLRKMERLMSAQDRRNGQPSVTDTSHRA; from the coding sequence ATGGATCAACAGGTACCCGGGGCGTCTTCCTCCGACATCACGACCCTTCCCAAGATGCCGATGCACGAAGAAGTGGCGCGGGAATTCTACCGCGAACTCGACGTGTCCCTGGACCCCAAGGCGCGCACCTACTGGTGCCACATGAAGCCGCAGGGCCGGCCCAGCTTCACGCTCGGCCTGCTGAAGGACCTCAATGTCATGCAGCGCTCGCTGCACCGGATGTATGTGAGCTCGGTTCGCCGCGGCGAGGCGCCGATGGACTACTATGTGCTTGGGTCGCGCATGCCCGATATCTTCAATCTCGGCGGAGACCTGGGGCATTTTGCCGAACGCATCCGCACCGGGGACCGCAAGAGCCTGGAAGTCTACGCCAAGGCCTGCATCGACGTTCTCTACTATAATTCGGTCAGCTTCGACCTGCCGGTGATCACCATCGCCATGGTTCAGGGCGATGCGCTGGGCGGCGGGTTCGAGGCTGCGCTGGCCTGCGATGTGATCATCGCCGAGCGCTCCGCGAAGTTCGGCCTGCCGGAAGTGCTGTTCAACCTGTTTCCTGGCATGGGCGCCTACAGCTTCCTGTCGCGGCGGCTGGACGCGGCGCGCGCCGAGAAGCTGATCATGAGCGGGCGGATCTACACCGCCGAAGAGCTTTATGAGATGGGACTCGTCCAGGTGCTCGCGGAAGACGGCAAGGGCAGGCAGGCGGTGAACGACTATATCCGCCGCAACGTCCGCCGGCACAATTCGCACAGCGCCATCTATCGCGCCCGGCGCACGGTGCAGCCGATCACTTATCGCGAGCTGCACGATGTGGTTGGCGTCTGGGTGGATGCGGCGCTCAATCTGGGCAAGCAGGATCTGCGCAAGATGGAGCGCCTGATGAGCGCCCAGGACCGGCGCAACGGCCAGCCGTCTGTGACCGACACGAGCCATCGCGCCTGA
- a CDS encoding RidA family protein: MPTMEEKLDALGLALPPPCPRGRFAPFRRSGDLVFLSGQIYEWNGRVTLEGPVDGAVTANAAREAAKTFALNLLYCLRLACEGELDRVSAVLRLGGFVKCAPGFDKTPFVIDGATDVFIDLFGDAGIHARTAVGACELPGNAAVEADAIVELMPA; encoded by the coding sequence ATGCCGACCATGGAAGAGAAACTCGACGCGCTTGGACTGGCTCTGCCGCCCCCATGCCCCCGGGGGCGCTTCGCACCCTTCCGCAGATCGGGAGATCTGGTGTTTCTGTCGGGTCAGATCTACGAATGGAACGGCCGCGTGACCCTGGAGGGTCCGGTGGACGGGGCGGTCACCGCGAACGCGGCGCGCGAGGCTGCGAAGACCTTCGCGCTCAACCTGCTCTATTGCCTGAGGCTGGCCTGCGAGGGCGAGCTTGATCGCGTATCGGCGGTTTTGCGGCTGGGCGGATTCGTCAAATGCGCGCCAGGCTTCGACAAGACGCCGTTCGTCATTGATGGCGCAACCGATGTGTTCATCGATCTGTTCGGGGATGCCGGCATCCACGCCCGCACCGCTGTCGGCGCGTGCGAACTTCCCGGCAACGCCGCGGTCGAGGCGGACGCGATCGTCGAGCTCATGCCGGCGTGA
- a CDS encoding amidase family protein, with protein MSIPSRNNPTNGQAAGSTCRRAAYCGAVGFKPNFGALSTRGMTPLSPSFDSIGFIARTVALAGRAFAACGGPQPLETGLGGLRMGLAPVDPEARWRRRRFRLFATPLTRFGGGRARSNRRRSA; from the coding sequence ATGAGCATCCCAAGCAGAAACAATCCGACCAACGGCCAGGCGGCGGGATCGACGTGCCGGCGGGCGGCCTATTGCGGCGCGGTCGGCTTCAAGCCAAACTTCGGCGCGCTGTCCACCCGGGGCATGACGCCGCTCTCGCCCTCCTTCGACAGCATCGGGTTCATCGCGCGCACCGTGGCGCTGGCGGGCAGGGCGTTCGCCGCCTGCGGCGGGCCGCAGCCGCTTGAAACTGGTCTTGGCGGGTTGCGGATGGGTCTTGCGCCGGTCGATCCCGAGGCCCGATGGCGGCGACGGCGATTCAGGCTCTTCGCAACGCCACTGACGCGCTTCGGCGGCGGGCGGGCGCGGTCCAACCGGCGCCGGTCAGCGTGA
- a CDS encoding TetR/AcrR family transcriptional regulator produces the protein MAEKRDAERTRARLLDVAISEFAQHGYDGARVTRVVRAANVTARMLYHYFGDKEGLYVAVLDSVYAQIRDMSRPLIEALDALIARGVAEGAFLREHVDPLQLYVSIVAMSAHHINNLHTLSAVFGADLAAAEWIEARRAHTVAMVLRYVGAEPSDPLKR, from the coding sequence ATGGCGGAAAAGCGTGATGCGGAACGAACCCGGGCCCGCCTGCTCGACGTCGCCATCAGCGAATTCGCGCAGCACGGTTATGACGGAGCGCGGGTGACGCGGGTGGTGCGCGCCGCCAACGTCACCGCCCGCATGCTCTATCACTACTTCGGCGACAAGGAGGGCCTCTATGTGGCGGTCCTCGACAGCGTCTACGCGCAGATCCGCGACATGTCGCGGCCGCTGATTGAGGCGCTGGACGCGCTGATCGCCCGCGGTGTCGCCGAGGGCGCATTCCTCCGCGAGCATGTCGATCCGCTGCAGCTCTATGTCTCGATCGTGGCGATGAGCGCCCATCACATCAACAATCTGCACACGCTGTCCGCCGTCTTTGGCGCGGACCTCGCCGCGGCGGAGTGGATCGAGGCGCGGCGCGCGCATACGGTGGCGATGGTGTTGCGCTATGTGGGCGCAGAGCCATCCGATCCGCTGAAGCGGTGA
- a CDS encoding DUF3604 domain-containing protein, which yields MNPIKILNVLAFSSIALASAPAGAQDLPFELTENPADRARCDHYDAQRQAFFGVTHLHTGLSFDASFRFVDYMSGNSPLGAYRFAQGKDPITLPDRIGIQGIPASMRRPVIDKPIDWGGVTDHSEHFGEMGICKDFLANGGAAQDVPGRLSMDCRMLNGFYWQPEVLPINGFQRNLASNAFTQVTVMGLGPSSEMTQMPVCINNSDECSKAELKVWEEHQAAAEAEYDRSKDCSFTTFNAYEVTSTPSGTNWHRNVFFRNDRVVKTPVTAIHMAVRENLTPTTGGPKGVGVPPNYLGGEVPVTPDTQPITPGTVSSHPLPERLWDKLQKDCIDGGNVTDGLATRCDVLTIPHNSNLGGGAGLIPPMFYDPDNKDDAALRAKWEPLVEIYQNKGSSECRWDPRYGAGVETSDEFCNFEILDTLSLSAASGVGTTGTSTALPPTAFNDRAFVRNIWKDGLALSNQFDGVNPFKMGVVASSDSHNGTMGWHPENEKFPGHLGIDDASPVEHASSIQNSTGGHSVVWAEENSRDSIFEALRRKETYGTSGTRIKARFFGGWDFDPNLCSGDLVTEGYSRGVPMGGDLPARPEGSQPTFILAGWQDTTPLEQIQIIKGWVDEDGETHEEVHRVAGIAGDPNNPQNSVDLNTCEPTSDAGSAQLCAVWRDTSFDPGEKAFYYARVLERPVCRYSTKWCMANIGVNPLEPEQCQADLQNMSQSTDPDVRAKASWGASCCMNQTTATYVQPVIQERAWTSPIWYTPASVN from the coding sequence ATGAACCCGATTAAAATTTTGAATGTCCTGGCTTTTTCCTCGATCGCTCTAGCCTCTGCCCCTGCAGGCGCGCAGGATCTACCATTTGAGCTCACGGAAAACCCGGCGGACCGGGCACGCTGCGATCACTACGACGCGCAGCGGCAAGCCTTCTTCGGCGTCACCCACCTGCACACCGGCCTGTCATTTGACGCCAGTTTCCGCTTCGTGGACTACATGAGCGGCAACAGCCCGCTCGGCGCCTACCGGTTCGCGCAAGGCAAGGATCCGATCACCCTGCCCGACCGCATCGGCATCCAGGGCATCCCGGCCTCGATGCGCAGGCCGGTGATCGACAAGCCGATCGACTGGGGCGGCGTGACGGATCATTCCGAGCATTTCGGCGAAATGGGCATCTGCAAGGATTTCCTCGCCAACGGAGGCGCCGCGCAGGACGTGCCCGGCCGCCTGTCGATGGATTGCCGGATGCTCAACGGATTCTACTGGCAACCCGAGGTCCTGCCGATAAACGGCTTCCAGCGCAATCTGGCGTCCAACGCCTTCACACAGGTCACCGTGATGGGGCTGGGACCCTCGAGCGAGATGACCCAGATGCCGGTGTGCATCAACAACTCCGACGAGTGCAGCAAGGCGGAACTCAAGGTCTGGGAAGAGCACCAGGCCGCGGCCGAGGCCGAGTACGACCGCAGCAAGGATTGTTCGTTCACCACCTTCAACGCCTACGAGGTGACCTCCACGCCGTCCGGCACCAACTGGCACCGCAACGTCTTTTTCCGCAATGACCGCGTCGTCAAAACGCCCGTCACCGCCATCCACATGGCGGTGCGGGAAAACCTGACCCCCACGACCGGCGGGCCGAAGGGCGTCGGCGTCCCGCCCAACTATCTCGGCGGCGAGGTGCCGGTGACACCGGACACGCAGCCGATCACGCCAGGCACCGTGTCGAGTCACCCGCTGCCGGAGCGGCTTTGGGACAAGCTTCAGAAGGACTGCATCGACGGCGGCAACGTCACCGACGGCCTGGCGACGCGCTGCGATGTGCTGACGATACCGCACAATTCCAATCTCGGCGGCGGCGCCGGCCTGATCCCGCCGATGTTCTACGATCCCGACAACAAGGACGACGCCGCGCTGCGCGCCAAATGGGAGCCGCTGGTCGAGATCTACCAGAACAAGGGCAGCAGCGAGTGCCGCTGGGACCCGCGCTACGGCGCTGGCGTCGAAACCTCCGATGAGTTCTGCAACTTCGAGATCCTCGACACGCTGAGCCTGTCCGCGGCCTCCGGCGTCGGCACGACCGGCACCTCGACCGCGCTGCCCCCCACCGCCTTCAACGACCGGGCGTTTGTGCGCAACATCTGGAAGGACGGTCTGGCGCTGTCGAACCAGTTCGACGGCGTGAACCCCTTCAAGATGGGGGTCGTTGCGTCGTCGGATTCCCACAACGGCACCATGGGCTGGCACCCCGAGAACGAGAAATTTCCCGGCCATCTGGGCATCGATGACGCCAGCCCGGTGGAGCATGCGTCGTCGATCCAGAACAGCACCGGCGGGCATTCCGTGGTCTGGGCCGAGGAAAACTCGCGCGATTCGATCTTCGAGGCACTGCGCCGCAAGGAGACCTATGGCACCTCCGGAACCCGCATCAAGGCGCGGTTTTTCGGCGGCTGGGATTTCGATCCGAATCTGTGTAGCGGCGACCTGGTCACGGAAGGCTATTCCCGCGGCGTGCCCATGGGCGGCGATCTGCCCGCCAGGCCTGAAGGCAGCCAGCCGACCTTCATCCTCGCCGGCTGGCAGGACACCACCCCGCTGGAACAGATCCAGATCATCAAGGGCTGGGTCGACGAGGACGGCGAAACCCACGAGGAGGTCCATCGCGTCGCCGGCATCGCGGGCGATCCGAACAACCCGCAAAACAGCGTCGATTTGAACACCTGCGAGCCGACGTCGGATGCCGGGTCCGCGCAGCTTTGCGCCGTGTGGCGGGACACATCCTTCGATCCGGGGGAAAAGGCGTTCTACTACGCCCGCGTGCTCGAGCGCCCGGTCTGCCGTTATTCCACCAAGTGGTGCATGGCGAATATCGGCGTCAATCCGCTGGAACCGGAACAGTGCCAGGCCGACCTGCAGAACATGTCGCAATCCACAGATCCCGACGTGAGAGCCAAGGCCTCCTGGGGCGCGTCATGCTGCATGAACCAGACCACCGCCACCTATGTGCAGCCGGTGATTCAGGAGCGCGCCTGGACGTCGCCGATCTGGTACACGCCCGCGAGTGTGAACTAG
- a CDS encoding peptidylprolyl isomerase, with protein MTALRSPFLHFLLLGGLLFAAKLAWWQPVPDMRQTLRVPAYELQLALKDFFAQKGRPASPSERRAIFETLIDQRILLDYAVGLGLHRQPITLERLAKVVGFIKPEGGRDSVTQDDLEEAIRLGLHRSDLVMRRMLIDGAKRIIRAVVLVREPESAMLEEHLRDHPEEFRRPRRTRLTQLLVNELKHGARTEARARALLQKVSAVPTSEATTLGDKVFVDTELPAMIDKDLERMFGAAFVSDLDAAPVGEWYGPIRSHFGLHIVFVHERIPAHVPPLAEIETQVRAQLLQTLADDWLRLRLAQLREAYDIVDPEGLPCSDC; from the coding sequence ATGACCGCGCTCCGGTCCCCATTTCTGCACTTCCTGCTGCTGGGCGGCTTGCTGTTTGCGGCAAAGCTCGCCTGGTGGCAGCCCGTCCCGGACATGCGGCAGACGCTACGCGTACCCGCCTATGAGCTGCAGCTGGCGCTCAAGGACTTCTTCGCGCAAAAGGGACGCCCCGCATCACCCTCGGAGCGGCGGGCCATCTTCGAAACGCTCATCGATCAACGCATCCTGCTGGACTACGCGGTCGGCCTCGGCCTGCACCGCCAGCCCATCACGCTGGAACGCCTCGCCAAGGTTGTCGGTTTCATCAAACCCGAGGGCGGCCGCGACAGCGTCACCCAGGACGATCTGGAAGAGGCCATCCGGCTCGGCCTGCACCGCAGCGATCTCGTGATGCGGCGCATGCTGATCGACGGGGCCAAACGGATCATTCGCGCCGTCGTGCTGGTGCGTGAGCCCGAATCGGCGATGCTCGAGGAACACCTGCGCGATCATCCCGAGGAATTCCGGCGTCCGCGCCGCACGCGGCTGACCCAGCTTCTCGTCAACGAGCTCAAGCACGGCGCGCGGACCGAGGCGCGGGCGCGGGCGCTGCTGCAAAAGGTCAGCGCCGTGCCGACCTCGGAAGCCACGACGCTCGGCGACAAGGTCTTCGTCGACACCGAGCTGCCGGCGATGATCGACAAGGATCTGGAACGGATGTTCGGCGCCGCTTTCGTGAGCGACCTCGACGCGGCCCCCGTCGGCGAATGGTATGGCCCCATCCGATCCCACTTCGGGCTGCACATCGTCTTCGTGCACGAGCGGATCCCAGCCCATGTTCCGCCGCTGGCCGAGATCGAGACGCAGGTGCGCGCGCAACTCCTGCAGACACTGGCCGACGACTGGCTGCGTCTGCGTCTCGCGCAATTGCGCGAGGCCTATGACATCGTCGACCCGGAGGGCCTGCCGTGTTCCGATTGCTAG
- a CDS encoding HupE/UreJ family protein has translation MFRLLAALLCALLWLSPALAHQFAPSLLELEETGDTQVRVFWKQPLVKVAGSNLTPVLPGECTGKDAPDVRRDDTGMVATWRIDCPGGLSGKSIAVEGIAESRANVLLRIVMADGTSINQVLTPETAVFTITGRQPWTTIVSGYATIGGEHILGGFDHLLFVLGLTLLAPGIGSLLRTVTAFTVGHSVTLGLAVLGFVNLPPAPVEIAIAASILVLAVDLTRQPENRWLRANGWPLAAGFGLLHGLGFAGALSQVGLPQSDIPLALLAFNIGIEIGQIAFVVTVLLASVALVRLPRPVLARAHLLPAYVIGVPAAFWMIERGWGALGIGG, from the coding sequence GTGTTCCGATTGCTAGCCGCCTTGTTGTGCGCCCTGCTTTGGCTGTCTCCGGCGCTGGCGCATCAGTTCGCGCCCTCCCTGCTCGAGCTCGAGGAGACCGGAGACACCCAGGTCCGGGTGTTCTGGAAGCAGCCGCTGGTCAAGGTCGCGGGCAGCAATCTGACGCCCGTGCTCCCAGGCGAATGCACCGGCAAGGACGCGCCGGATGTGCGCCGCGACGACACCGGGATGGTCGCGACATGGCGGATCGACTGCCCCGGCGGGCTCTCCGGCAAGTCCATTGCCGTGGAAGGCATCGCGGAAAGCCGCGCCAATGTCTTGCTGCGGATCGTCATGGCCGACGGGACCTCGATCAATCAGGTGCTTACGCCGGAGACCGCGGTCTTCACCATCACCGGCCGGCAGCCGTGGACCACAATCGTCTCCGGCTACGCGACGATCGGCGGCGAGCACATCCTCGGCGGCTTTGACCACCTGCTGTTCGTGCTGGGGCTGACCCTGCTGGCGCCCGGCATCGGCAGTCTGCTTCGAACCGTCACCGCCTTCACCGTCGGGCACAGCGTCACGCTGGGGCTGGCCGTCCTCGGCTTCGTCAATCTGCCGCCGGCGCCGGTCGAAATCGCCATCGCCGCCTCGATCCTCGTGCTCGCCGTCGACCTGACACGACAGCCGGAGAACCGCTGGCTGCGCGCCAACGGCTGGCCCCTGGCGGCGGGCTTCGGCCTGCTGCATGGGCTGGGGTTTGCCGGAGCCCTGTCGCAGGTCGGCCTGCCGCAATCCGATATTCCGCTCGCCCTGTTGGCCTTCAACATCGGCATCGAGATCGGGCAGATCGCCTTCGTCGTCACCGTCCTGCTGGCGAGCGTCGCTCTTGTGCGCTTGCCCCGCCCGGTGCTCGCGCGCGCGCATCTCCTTCCGGCCTATGTCATCGGCGTGCCCGCCGCCTTCTGGATGATCGAACGGGGCTGGGGCGCCCTGGGGATCGGCGGCTAG
- a CDS encoding helix-turn-helix domain-containing protein, with protein sequence MDILDLGAQRLVREHQHATVQKLGIMPKGLCTISLSRIPIVRFSEILESDDQSVFFLPENTEFDVHVPAGTKTAYVSFNQDDFLHAARILDPEGWDTAPQQLTWLQTPQKAALWQAIGQWFQIADGETATAPQADVLQKVLFETVLQVATAVPLNCASDPSASTRRRAMRIARAASAFIEGRLSEDQLPTMIEICRELRVSRRTLQYAFLDYASLTPLDYLRRVRLNGARRLLRETDPQAITVTEAAMRFGFLHLGRFAQDYKTLFGESPSATLAA encoded by the coding sequence ATGGACATCCTCGACCTCGGCGCCCAGCGGCTCGTGCGCGAGCACCAGCACGCGACGGTGCAGAAACTCGGGATCATGCCCAAAGGCCTGTGCACAATCTCGCTGTCGCGCATCCCCATCGTGCGCTTCTCCGAGATCCTCGAGAGCGACGATCAGTCGGTGTTCTTCCTGCCGGAAAACACGGAGTTCGACGTCCATGTCCCCGCCGGCACCAAAACCGCCTATGTCAGCTTCAATCAGGACGATTTCCTGCACGCCGCGCGGATACTCGATCCAGAGGGCTGGGATACCGCGCCGCAACAGCTGACCTGGCTGCAAACGCCGCAGAAGGCGGCCTTGTGGCAGGCCATCGGCCAATGGTTCCAGATCGCCGACGGCGAGACGGCGACCGCGCCGCAAGCGGACGTGTTGCAGAAGGTCCTGTTCGAGACCGTCCTCCAGGTCGCAACCGCCGTGCCGCTGAATTGCGCGAGCGATCCCTCCGCGTCAACCCGCCGCCGGGCCATGCGCATCGCCCGGGCGGCGAGCGCCTTCATCGAGGGACGCCTGTCGGAAGACCAATTGCCCACGATGATCGAGATCTGCCGCGAACTCCGGGTTTCCCGGCGCACGCTGCAATATGCCTTCCTCGACTACGCCAGCCTCACGCCGCTCGACTATCTGCGGCGTGTCCGGCTCAACGGCGCGCGCAGGCTGCTGCGCGAGACCGATCCGCAGGCGATCACGGTGACCGAGGCCGCCATGCGCTTCGGCTTCCTGCATCTCGGCCGCTTCGCGCAGGACTACAAAACCCTTTTCGGCGAGTCCCCCTCCGCGACACTCGCCGCCTAA